The DNA window AAAAGAAGATTTTCATAATAGCGACAAGATTAAGAAAGTGTATGATTATATTCAAGAAAATTTTTCGAAAACCATCACCCTAGACGAAATATCAAAATTGGTCAATATGAGCCCCGTTTCGTTTAACCGTTTTATCAAACACCGAACAGGAAAAACGTTTGTTCATTATTTGAATGATACCAGAATTAGTTTTGCCGCAAGATGGTTATTGGAAACCGAGTTGAGTATAGGTGAAATCAGTTTTAAATGCGGGTTTAATAATATCGCCAATTTCAATAGATTGTTCAAGCAGGCTAAAAATACCACTCCAAAGGAATTCAAAAAACAGTATATTGGATTGAAAAGGGTGATGTAGAACTCCTATAAAAAACTCCCAAGGTAATAACATTGAGAGTTTTTCGTAACTAACCAAAACAAAACTAAGTCTTATCCCATAATAACTACAATTTCATGGGTCTTATTTTTCTCTAAAATAGGAACTATCGTAGCGTTTAAAGTAGTGCCATTGACTACTATTTTTTCGACCCCTTTGCTGATGTGTTTCGGGTTTTGTACTTCAATTGTATACGTGGCGCCTCTAAATTTTCTTGTCATTTTGAAGCCGTCCCATTTTGCTGGAATACAAGGATTGATTGAAATACCGTTGTAATCGGGTTTTACTCCTAAAATATATTGGGTTATGGCATAAAAATTCCAAGAAGCAGTTCCCGAAAGCCACGAATTTTTGGCTTCTCCCGGTTTAAAGGCTTCTTTTCCCGCAATCATCTGGCAATATACATAAGGTTCTACTTTGTGCAATTCTGAAATATCCTCCAAATAGCTTGGAGCTATTTTAGTATAATAATCATAAGCTGCGTCGCCACGTCCTATCATAGTTTCGCCAATCATGATCCAAGGATTGTTATGACAAAAAATGCCGCCATTTTCTTTGTAACCCGCCGGATAAGTTGATATTTCGCCATATTCGATATAGTATTTTGTAAACGCAGGACTATTCAAAACGATTCCGTATTCGCAATCCAAATGTTCTTTAACTGAATTTAAAGATTTTTCGACCAAGCCTTCTTCTTTGCCAATTTCAGCCATCGAACACCAACCTTGCGATTCAATAAAAATCTTTCCTTCTTCATTTTCGTTGGAACCAATTTTTTTGCCATAATAATCATAGGCTCTCAAATACCAATCGCCATCCCAACCGTGATTTTTCACGGCTTCAATCATAGTATTCACATGATTTTCGGCTTCTACTGCTTCGTTATCTTTTCCTAATTGACGGCATAATTTCACAAACTCTTTTCCGTAAACTACGAACAAGCCAGCAATCATAAGTGATTCGGCTGTTTCGCCTTTTTTGTTTCCTGTGGTTTGAAAAGATTCATTCGGATCATTCGAAAAACAATTCAAGTTCAAACAATCGTTCCAATCGGCTCGACCTATCAACGGTAATTGATGTGGTCCTAAATTATTGACAACATGGTAAAACGAAATTTTCAAATGTTCAAAATGAGTTTTGGCTTTCGAAGCATCATTATCGAAAGGCACTAATTCGTCAAGCAAAGAAAAATCGCCTGTTTCCTTTATGTATTCAGTTGTGGAAAGGATTAACCAAAGGGGATCATCATTGAAATCGCCCCCGATTGCGGCATTTCCTTTTTTGGTTAAAGGTTGGTATTGGTGATAGCAAGAACCATCTTCAAATTGTGTCGAAGCAATGTCAATGATTCGCTCTCTCGCTCTCTCGGGAATTTGATGCACAAAACCAATTAAATCTTGATTCGAATCTCTGAAGCCCATGCCGCGACCAATTCCCGATTCGAAAAATGAAGCAGAACGCGACATATTAAAGGTAACCATACATTGGTATTGATTCCAGATGTTGACCATTCTATCTAGCCTGTCATCACCCGATTTTATATTTATTGTGCCCAATAAGTTGTCCCAATATTCTTTTAATGCATCAAAAGCGGCTTCTACTTTTTCGACAGTATTGTACTTGTCAATCATCGATTTTGCCGGTTTTTTGTTGATGACGGATTTGCTTTCCCATTTATTATCCGCATCCACTTCAACATAACCCAGCATAAAAATATAATCTTTGCTTTCGCCAGGCTTCAATTCTACTTCAATATAATGAGAAGCGATGGGCGACCAACCGTGCGCAATGGTATTTTTAGGTTTACCGCCGGTAACGACCTCAGGAGTATCGAATCCGTTGTACAAACCTATAAATGATTCTCTATCGGTATCAAATCCTTTAATTGCCTCGTTCACCGAATAAAAGGCGTAATGGTTGCGGCGTTCTTTGAATTCGGTTTTGTGGTAAATGACCGAATCTTCAACTTCGACTTCGCCGGTGCTGAAATTCCTTTGAAAATTGGTCATATCATCTTCTGCATTCCAAAGCGCCCATTCTATGAAAGAAAATAATTGTAGTGTTTTAGTTTCAGTAGAGGAATTGCTAAGGCTCAATTTCTGAATTTCGCCCCAAAATCCTAAAGGGATAAACTGTAAAACTTCGGCTTGTACTCCGTTTTTAGAACTTTTGAATTTAGTGTAACTCATTCCGTGACGGCATTCGTAGCTATCCAATTCGGTTTTTACTGGTTTCCAGCCTGGAGACCAAAGAGTGTCCCCGTCCTTGATATAAAAATACTTTCCTCCATCATCTACCGGAACATTGTTGTAGCGATAGCGAGTTAATCGTCGGAATTTGGCATCCTTATAAAAAGTATATCCGCCGCCAGTATTGGAGGTTAGTGAGAAAAAATCTTCATTTCCTAGGTAATTAATCCAAGGGTAAGGCGTTTTTGGGTTGGTGATTACATATTCTCTCGAATCATCATCAAAATGTCCGTATTTCATTTTATTATTTTTAACAGCACTGTTATTCAGTTGTTTGTTTAGAATCTTTGTAATAAATTCGCAGTTGTAATTGCTGATTTTTGTTAATTTATCAATAAAAATGACATATAATTAACATTTTCAAAATTAGCCAATGGATTAAAAAATTCTATATACTATTTTGTCTATTTTATATTGTTTTTTTACTAAAATGAATTTTGCAAACACACTATTTACTCACTAATTGATTTCTTTAGTCTTTATAAATGGTGTTTTTAGCAAAGTCCAACTCTTCGATTTATTAATTTTAAAGGTTTTATTGGAAATGTTGTGAAGTTTTTTTTTACCACATAGTTTTTATTATAGTTCCGATAGCTATCAGATTATAGATTTTATTTTTAGAAAGCTTTGCTTTTGCATAGTATTCATAGCACTATGTGCAAAAAAGAATTTTCTATGTCAATCTTTTTTTACAATTTCGACTACTTTTCTATGTGGTTTAAAATAATTTTAAATTTATTCTCACACTAAACTCATTAGAACCATTTTAAAATGAAAATCTCTTAGGTGCACGACAAATTGCATTTCTTTATAAAAATGAGGTGCAACTAATTTTAAGAATTGATTTTTTGAATTCGTTTGACGTAAATTTCAAAGATTTTCACAGATTAATCTGTGAAAATTTGTGTAATCTGTGTCTCAAATTTTGAAACAGTGCAATTTGTCGTGCACCCAAATCTTTTTTTTGTAATTTTAGCCCACAAAATCAAACCATGAGAGTAGCACTTGGCTTTTTCCTTTTTATACTAATTCTTCCCGTTTTTTCGCAAGAGAAGACCAATTTGGAGGATGCACCGAAAATAAAAATCGATTCGTTGTATAGGGAAGATCAGTTTTATTTTAGTTTTGCCTTAAATACACTGCAAAACAAACCTGCAGGACTTAGTCAGGATAAATTTTCAGCGGGTTTTTCAACGGGCTTTCTTCGGGATTTTCCCATAAATAAAAATCGAACAATTTCCATCGCACCCGGAATAGGTTTGGCTTACAATAATTATAATCAAAATCTTAAAATTTCAGAATCGAATCAAATTTCCGTTTACTCGATCATCGAATCGGAGGTGGATTTTGACAGAAACCGATTTTCGCAGCTCTTGGTCGAAATGCCTATCGAGTTTAGATGGAGGACGTCAACCTACGAAAGTCATAAATTTTGGAGAGTTTATGCGGGTTTTAAAGTGGGCTATTTGCTGTATGACAAATCGATTTTTAAGGATGCTAGTGATAAATTTGTAGTAGATAATAACGAAGATTTTAACAAATTTCAGTACGGCACCTATATTGCGGCGGGCTATAATTCGATCAATATTTTTGCGTATTATGGTCTGAATGCGTTGTTTCAAAACGCTAAAACTGCAACGGAAACTATCGATATGAATGCGTTGAATGTCGGCATTATGTTTTATATTTTATAGCCAAATCGGCAACAATATAAGTTGCGGAATTATTCCGGATAAAAATCCAATGACCAATTCTTTGGGAGTATGTGCGTTCATTTCCAGTCTTGACGAAGCCACAAATCCGTTCATGAGTACCCAAAATACAATCCAATTGATGTTTCGACTCTCATTGTGAATGCTTAAGCCAATCACAAAAATGGTCAGCGCACTAATCGCGATCATGTGCAAACTTGCTTTGGTTCGAAAAAACAATAAAATCAAGGCAATAATTGTGCTGAACAATCCTCCTAAAAAGAAAAAGTGAAATTCAGGAAAATGTTCTAAAGTGATGCATTTCCGAATGAGGAAAATCGTTAAAAAGCATTGAAGCACTAATGGAATTTTGCGCTGTGAAATATCGGCGATCATTATAGAGTTCAATTGTCCAGTCACACGCAATATCAAAAAAATACACAATGGGAGTACAATAGTGAGCAGGACGATTTGAAAAATTGCGAAGTATTTTT is part of the Flavobacterium nackdongense genome and encodes:
- a CDS encoding GH36-type glycosyl hydrolase domain-containing protein, with amino-acid sequence MKYGHFDDDSREYVITNPKTPYPWINYLGNEDFFSLTSNTGGGYTFYKDAKFRRLTRYRYNNVPVDDGGKYFYIKDGDTLWSPGWKPVKTELDSYECRHGMSYTKFKSSKNGVQAEVLQFIPLGFWGEIQKLSLSNSSTETKTLQLFSFIEWALWNAEDDMTNFQRNFSTGEVEVEDSVIYHKTEFKERRNHYAFYSVNEAIKGFDTDRESFIGLYNGFDTPEVVTGGKPKNTIAHGWSPIASHYIEVELKPGESKDYIFMLGYVEVDADNKWESKSVINKKPAKSMIDKYNTVEKVEAAFDALKEYWDNLLGTINIKSGDDRLDRMVNIWNQYQCMVTFNMSRSASFFESGIGRGMGFRDSNQDLIGFVHQIPERARERIIDIASTQFEDGSCYHQYQPLTKKGNAAIGGDFNDDPLWLILSTTEYIKETGDFSLLDELVPFDNDASKAKTHFEHLKISFYHVVNNLGPHQLPLIGRADWNDCLNLNCFSNDPNESFQTTGNKKGETAESLMIAGLFVVYGKEFVKLCRQLGKDNEAVEAENHVNTMIEAVKNHGWDGDWYLRAYDYYGKKIGSNENEEGKIFIESQGWCSMAEIGKEEGLVEKSLNSVKEHLDCEYGIVLNSPAFTKYYIEYGEISTYPAGYKENGGIFCHNNPWIMIGETMIGRGDAAYDYYTKIAPSYLEDISELHKVEPYVYCQMIAGKEAFKPGEAKNSWLSGTASWNFYAITQYILGVKPDYNGISINPCIPAKWDGFKMTRKFRGATYTIEVQNPKHISKGVEKIVVNGTTLNATIVPILEKNKTHEIVVIMG
- a CDS encoding porin family protein, yielding MRVALGFFLFILILPVFSQEKTNLEDAPKIKIDSLYREDQFYFSFALNTLQNKPAGLSQDKFSAGFSTGFLRDFPINKNRTISIAPGIGLAYNNYNQNLKISESNQISVYSIIESEVDFDRNRFSQLLVEMPIEFRWRTSTYESHKFWRVYAGFKVGYLLYDKSIFKDASDKFVVDNNEDFNKFQYGTYIAAGYNSINIFAYYGLNALFQNAKTATETIDMNALNVGIMFYIL